The proteins below come from a single Piscinibacter gummiphilus genomic window:
- a CDS encoding YfhL family 4Fe-4S dicluster ferredoxin yields the protein MALLITDDCINCDVCEPECPNQAISLGPVIYQIDPKRCTECVGHFDEPQCVQVCPVACIPVDPEHIESKESLWDKYRRLQAAGTPQERGADTAL from the coding sequence ATGGCCCTTCTCATCACCGACGACTGCATCAACTGCGATGTGTGCGAGCCCGAGTGCCCGAACCAGGCCATCTCGCTCGGGCCGGTGATCTACCAGATCGACCCCAAGCGCTGCACCGAGTGCGTGGGCCACTTCGACGAGCCGCAGTGCGTGCAGGTGTGCCCGGTGGCGTGCATTCCGGTCGACCCGGAACACATCGAATCGAAGGAGTCGTTGTGGGACAAATACCGGCGCCTGCAGGCGGCCGGCACGCCTCAAGAGCGGGGCGCTGATACCGCCTTGTAG
- the ispE gene encoding 4-(cytidine 5'-diphospho)-2-C-methyl-D-erythritol kinase: MPLNALYDVAAPAKINLFLHVTGRRADGYHLLQSVFTLIDWADTLHFERRHDGQIARRDLTAALPTEDLCLKAARALQAASGTTLGADISIDKQLPWGAGMGGGSSDAASTLLALNRLWGLDWPLSRLLDIGLTLGADVPFFLGGDNAWVEGIGELLTPLALPRQWLAVVKPAASIETRAIFTSPLLARNTEAAIVAGFLAKAGIDALLEGFGHNDLQPPAEHQCPEVAQAASLLKARFGNSRMTGSGSAVFARAGTDVAPMATLPADLPSGWVGRMCRSLEQHPLKGWASAETS; encoded by the coding sequence ATGCCGCTCAACGCCCTGTACGACGTGGCCGCACCGGCCAAGATCAACCTCTTCCTGCACGTGACCGGCCGCCGGGCCGACGGCTACCACCTGCTGCAATCGGTCTTCACGCTGATCGACTGGGCGGACACGCTGCATTTCGAGCGCCGCCACGACGGCCAGATCGCCCGGCGCGACCTCACGGCCGCCCTGCCGACCGAAGACCTTTGCCTCAAGGCCGCCCGAGCGCTGCAGGCCGCCTCGGGCACGACCCTCGGCGCCGACATCTCCATCGACAAGCAGTTGCCCTGGGGCGCGGGCATGGGCGGCGGCAGTTCCGACGCCGCCAGCACCCTGCTCGCCCTCAACCGCCTGTGGGGCCTCGACTGGCCGCTGTCGCGCCTGCTGGACATCGGGCTCACACTCGGCGCCGACGTGCCGTTTTTCCTGGGCGGCGACAACGCCTGGGTCGAAGGCATCGGCGAACTGCTCACCCCGCTGGCCTTGCCTCGGCAGTGGCTGGCCGTGGTCAAGCCCGCCGCCAGCATCGAAACCCGCGCGATTTTCACGAGCCCCCTGTTGGCCCGGAATACCGAAGCTGCTATAGTCGCGGGCTTCCTTGCAAAGGCCGGCATCGATGCCCTGCTGGAAGGCTTCGGTCACAACGACTTGCAGCCGCCCGCCGAGCACCAGTGCCCCGAAGTGGCGCAAGCCGCTTCCCTGCTCAAGGCCCGCTTCGGCAACAGCCGCATGACGGGTTCAGGCAGTGCGGTGTTTGCGAGGGCAGGCACAGACGTTGCACCCATGGCGACGCTTCCGGCGGATCTTCCGTCGGGCTGGGTGGGGCGGATGTGCCGCAGTCTGGAGCAGCATCCCTTGAAGGGCTGGGCTTCAGCTGAGACAAGTTGA
- the hisF gene encoding imidazole glycerol phosphate synthase subunit HisF has translation MLAKRIIPCLDVTGGRVVKGVNFVELRDAGDPVEIAARYNDQGADELTFLDITATSDDRDLILHMIEAVASQVFIPLTVGGGVRTVDDVRRLLNAGADKVSFNSAAVANPQVIRDASDKYGAQCIVVAIDAKGREDGSGWDVYTHGGRKNTGLDAVEWAKKMVDNGAGEILLTSMDRDGTKIGFNLPLTRAVSDAVEVPVIASGGVGNLEHLVEGIQQGHADAVLAASIFHYGHHTVGEAKALMAQRGIPVRL, from the coding sequence ATGCTGGCCAAGCGCATCATCCCCTGCCTCGACGTCACCGGAGGCCGGGTCGTCAAGGGCGTCAATTTCGTCGAGCTGCGCGATGCCGGTGACCCGGTCGAGATCGCGGCCCGCTACAACGATCAAGGCGCCGACGAACTCACCTTCCTCGACATCACCGCCACCAGCGACGACCGCGACCTGATCCTGCACATGATCGAGGCGGTGGCCTCCCAGGTCTTCATTCCGCTCACGGTGGGCGGTGGCGTGCGCACCGTCGACGACGTGCGGCGGCTGCTCAACGCCGGGGCCGACAAGGTGAGCTTCAACTCCGCCGCGGTGGCCAACCCCCAGGTGATCCGCGATGCGTCCGACAAGTACGGTGCGCAGTGCATCGTGGTGGCGATCGACGCCAAGGGCCGTGAAGATGGCTCCGGCTGGGACGTCTATACCCACGGCGGGCGAAAGAACACCGGCCTCGACGCCGTCGAGTGGGCCAAGAAGATGGTCGACAACGGCGCTGGCGAGATCCTCCTGACCAGCATGGACCGCGATGGCACCAAGATCGGCTTCAACCTGCCGTTGACGCGTGCGGTGAGCGATGCCGTCGAGGTGCCGGTGATCGCCTCGGGCGGTGTCGGCAACCTCGAGCACCTGGTCGAAGGCATCCAGCAGGGCCACGCCGATGCGGTGTTGGCCGCGAGCATCTTCCACTACGGCCACCACACCGTCGGCGAGGCGAAGGCGCTGATGGCGCAACGCGGGATTCCCGTTCGCCTGTGA
- the coaD gene encoding pantetheine-phosphate adenylyltransferase, protein MTSATRLTAVYPGTFDPMTLGHEDLMHRASTLFERLILAVAAGHHKKTMFSLDERLEIATELAAKYPNVEVIAFDGLLSDFVTHHGGKVVVRGLRAVSDFEYEFQMAGMNRHLMPKVETVFLTPSDQFQFVSGTFVREIATLKGDVSKFVSPSVLKRLKVRVSAKT, encoded by the coding sequence TTGACGTCAGCCACCCGCCTCACCGCCGTCTACCCGGGGACCTTCGATCCCATGACCCTGGGCCACGAAGACCTGATGCACCGGGCGAGCACGCTCTTCGAGCGCCTGATCCTCGCGGTGGCGGCCGGCCACCACAAGAAGACGATGTTCTCGCTCGACGAACGTCTGGAGATCGCCACCGAACTGGCGGCGAAGTACCCGAACGTCGAGGTCATCGCTTTCGACGGCCTCTTGAGCGATTTCGTCACCCACCACGGTGGCAAGGTGGTGGTGCGCGGCCTGCGCGCGGTGAGCGACTTCGAGTACGAGTTCCAGATGGCCGGCATGAACCGGCATCTCATGCCCAAGGTCGAAACCGTGTTCCTGACGCCCAGCGATCAGTTCCAGTTCGTCTCGGGCACCTTCGTGCGCGAGATTGCCACCTTGAAGGGTGATGTCTCCAAGTTCGTGTCACCCTCGGTGCTCAAGCGGCTCAAGGTGCGTGTGAGCGCCAAGACCTGA
- the pth gene encoding aminoacyl-tRNA hydrolase, whose amino-acid sequence MIRLLVGLGNPGTEYEATNHNAGFWWIDAVARELKASLQPERSYHGLVARVNRPGDQGPLWLLEPQTYMNLSGKSVAALARFFKIAPDEILVAHDELDLLPGQMKIKRGGGHAGHNGLRDIHAQLGSNDYWRLRLGIGHPGVKAEVADYVLRKPKPEARDAIHDCIHKTLPAIDLLLAGEMERATMKINAKPPRPKPPRPEGLPPKP is encoded by the coding sequence ATGATTCGACTGCTGGTAGGCCTGGGCAACCCGGGCACGGAATACGAAGCCACGAACCACAACGCCGGGTTCTGGTGGATCGACGCGGTGGCGCGCGAACTCAAGGCCTCGCTGCAACCCGAGCGCAGCTACCACGGCCTGGTGGCCCGCGTGAACCGGCCTGGCGACCAGGGGCCGCTCTGGCTGCTGGAGCCGCAGACCTACATGAACCTGTCGGGCAAGTCGGTCGCGGCGCTGGCGCGCTTCTTCAAGATCGCACCCGATGAAATCCTCGTCGCGCACGACGAGCTCGACCTGCTGCCCGGCCAGATGAAGATCAAGCGTGGCGGCGGCCACGCCGGGCACAACGGGCTGCGCGACATCCACGCCCAGCTTGGCTCCAACGACTACTGGCGCCTGCGCCTGGGCATCGGCCACCCTGGCGTGAAGGCCGAGGTGGCCGACTACGTGCTGCGCAAGCCCAAGCCCGAAGCGCGCGACGCGATCCACGACTGCATCCACAAGACCTTGCCAGCGATCGACCTGCTGCTGGCGGGCGAGATGGAGCGCGCCACCATGAAGATCAACGCCAAGCCACCGCGCCCGAAGCCGCCGCGCCCCGAAGGCTTGCCCCCGAAGCCATGA
- a CDS encoding 50S ribosomal protein L25/general stress protein Ctc, translated as MKFVAFERTKQGTGASRRLRNADKVPGIVYGAGTPTMIELDHNALFHALKKEAFHSTILEMELAGKTSQVLLRDYQLHPFRQIVLHIDFQRVDATTKITKKIPLHFVNEENSPAVKTDKCLVNHVVTELRVQCLASALPEYITIDLGELTKGQSLHVSDLKLPAGITVVTQGKPNPVIVSTSVVAEEEEAAPVVVAAAAPAPKAKKSEKQNKK; from the coding sequence ATGAAATTCGTCGCTTTCGAGCGCACCAAGCAGGGGACCGGAGCGAGCCGCCGCCTGCGCAACGCCGACAAGGTGCCCGGCATCGTTTACGGGGCAGGCACGCCCACGATGATCGAACTCGATCACAACGCCCTCTTCCACGCGCTGAAGAAGGAAGCCTTCCACTCGACCATCCTCGAGATGGAACTCGCCGGCAAGACCTCGCAAGTGCTGCTGCGCGACTACCAGCTGCACCCGTTCCGCCAGATCGTGCTGCACATCGACTTCCAGCGTGTCGACGCCACCACCAAGATCACCAAGAAGATCCCGCTGCACTTCGTGAACGAGGAAAACTCGCCGGCCGTCAAGACCGACAAGTGCCTGGTCAACCACGTCGTGACCGAACTGCGCGTCCAGTGCCTGGCCTCGGCCCTGCCTGAGTACATCACCATCGACCTCGGCGAGCTGACCAAGGGCCAGTCTCTGCACGTGAGCGACCTGAAGCTGCCCGCCGGCATCACCGTCGTCACGCAAGGCAAGCCGAACCCCGTGATCGTGTCGACCTCGGTCGTGGCCGAGGAAGAAGAAGCGGCGCCGGTCGTGGTCGCCGCCGCCGCACCGGCTCCGAAGGCGAAGAAGAGCGAGAAGCAGAACAAGAAGTAA
- the rsmD gene encoding 16S rRNA (guanine(966)-N(2))-methyltransferase RsmD, with the protein MRIIGGQWKRTKLPVADAPGLRPTPDRVRETLFNWLGQDLEGWRCLDAYAGSGALGFEAASRGADAVVLVERDQRLAHGLRAVQQRLKAETVRIEAADALAWMARCAPESFELVFIDPPFDANVFEPALKAAARLVVPDGFIYLEADRAFDDASLGPGLRLHRHGKAGAVHYHLIQRGVPG; encoded by the coding sequence GTGCGGATCATCGGGGGGCAGTGGAAGCGGACGAAGCTCCCCGTCGCCGATGCGCCAGGGCTGCGGCCCACGCCCGACCGGGTGCGTGAAACGCTCTTCAACTGGCTGGGTCAGGACCTCGAAGGCTGGCGATGCCTCGATGCCTACGCCGGCAGTGGGGCCCTCGGCTTCGAGGCTGCGTCGCGCGGGGCCGATGCGGTGGTGCTGGTCGAGCGCGATCAGCGTCTCGCCCACGGCTTGCGCGCGGTTCAACAGCGGCTGAAGGCTGAGACCGTGCGCATCGAGGCGGCCGATGCCTTGGCCTGGATGGCCCGTTGTGCGCCCGAAAGCTTCGAACTGGTCTTCATCGACCCGCCCTTCGATGCGAACGTCTTCGAGCCGGCCCTGAAAGCCGCCGCGCGGCTGGTCGTGCCCGACGGCTTCATCTACCTGGAAGCCGATCGTGCCTTCGATGACGCGTCACTGGGCCCCGGCCTGCGCCTGCACCGTCATGGCAAGGCGGGCGCCGTGCATTACCACCTGATACAACGCGGTGTGCCCGGCTAA
- a CDS encoding ribose-phosphate pyrophosphokinase: protein MLFNTVLFTGNANPALAQEIAGNLGIELGKARVGRFSDGEVDVEIQQNVRARDIFIVQPTCAPTNENLMELCIMVDALKRASARRVTAVIPYFGYARQDRRPRSTRVPISAKVVANMLEAVGVERLLTMDLHADQIQGFFNIPVDNIYASPVLLSDVQNKRYRDLVVVSPDVGGVVRARALAKQLGCELAIIDKRRPKANVSEVMHVIGEIEGRNCVIMDDMIDTAGTLVKAAEVLKERGAKNVYAYCTHAVFSGPAIERIKSSQLDEVVITNTIPLSADGKKCDKVRQLSVAFLFAETIRRISDGESVTSLFAEQNNNF, encoded by the coding sequence GTGCTTTTCAACACCGTGTTGTTCACCGGGAATGCGAATCCGGCGCTTGCGCAGGAAATCGCTGGCAACCTCGGCATCGAACTCGGCAAGGCCCGCGTCGGCCGCTTCTCCGACGGCGAAGTCGACGTCGAGATCCAGCAGAACGTCCGCGCACGCGACATCTTCATCGTTCAGCCCACCTGTGCGCCGACGAATGAAAACCTGATGGAGCTGTGCATCATGGTCGACGCGCTCAAGCGCGCGTCGGCCCGGCGTGTGACGGCGGTGATCCCCTACTTCGGCTACGCGCGGCAAGACCGCCGCCCCCGTTCCACCCGCGTGCCCATCAGCGCCAAGGTCGTGGCCAACATGCTCGAGGCCGTGGGCGTCGAGCGCCTGCTGACGATGGACCTGCACGCCGACCAGATCCAGGGCTTCTTCAACATTCCCGTCGACAACATCTACGCCTCGCCGGTGCTGCTGTCGGACGTGCAGAACAAGCGCTACCGTGACCTCGTGGTCGTGTCGCCCGACGTGGGCGGCGTGGTGCGCGCCCGTGCGCTGGCCAAGCAGCTCGGCTGCGAGCTGGCCATCATCGACAAGCGCCGCCCGAAGGCCAACGTGTCGGAAGTGATGCACGTGATCGGCGAAATCGAAGGCCGCAACTGCGTGATCATGGACGACATGATCGACACCGCCGGCACGCTCGTGAAGGCGGCCGAGGTGCTCAAGGAGCGGGGTGCGAAGAACGTCTATGCCTACTGCACGCACGCCGTGTTCTCGGGCCCGGCCATCGAGCGCATCAAGTCCTCGCAGCTCGACGAAGTCGTGATCACCAACACCATTCCGCTGAGCGCCGACGGCAAGAAGTGCGACAAGGTTCGCCAGCTGTCGGTCGCCTTCCTGTTCGCCGAGACGATCCGCCGCATTTCGGACGGCGAGTCGGTGACGTCGCTGTTCGCCGAGCAGAACAATAACTTTTAG
- a CDS encoding outer membrane lipoprotein LolB produces MGLLAGSLLAGCATVGQKAPPDSATLSGKLSVRVDATATTPSRSESGSFELKGTPEAGQLNLSTPLGTVMAQARWAGNRAWLATSQGETAYPDLDTLTQEMLGESLPVAALFDWLRGRPWPGTASRAVEGGFEQLGWTIDLARFGEGWVAARRAQAPAVLVRAKVDPS; encoded by the coding sequence GTGGGGCTGCTCGCGGGCAGCCTGCTCGCCGGCTGCGCCACCGTCGGCCAGAAGGCACCGCCCGACAGTGCCACGCTGTCGGGCAAGCTGTCGGTGCGCGTCGACGCGACCGCCACCACGCCCTCGCGCAGCGAGAGCGGCAGCTTCGAACTCAAGGGCACGCCGGAGGCCGGGCAACTGAACCTGTCGACCCCGCTCGGCACCGTGATGGCCCAGGCCCGCTGGGCCGGCAACCGCGCCTGGCTGGCCACCTCGCAGGGCGAGACGGCCTACCCGGACCTCGACACGCTCACACAAGAGATGCTCGGCGAAAGCCTGCCGGTGGCGGCGCTCTTCGACTGGCTGCGCGGCCGGCCGTGGCCTGGCACCGCGAGCCGTGCCGTCGAAGGCGGTTTCGAGCAGCTCGGCTGGACCATCGACCTGGCCCGCTTCGGCGAAGGCTGGGTCGCCGCCCGTCGCGCGCAAGCGCCTGCCGTGCTCGTGCGCGCCAAGGTCGACCCGTCCTGA
- the mutM gene encoding bifunctional DNA-formamidopyrimidine glycosylase/DNA-(apurinic or apyrimidinic site) lyase, with protein sequence MPELPEVEVTRQSFAHRISGARVTAVRLGKPLRWPLGCEPEGLVGQTVGDALRRGKYLWLPLSQGGLLMHLGMSGSLAFQDQAPPHGTHDHFDLSTTRGLLRLTDPRRFGAVVWSPALDSGMAGQLLSTLGVEPFDAAFNGAYLHAALKRRRVAVKLALLAGDIVVGAGNIYACEALFHAGIDPRTRSDTVSRPRAERLAVAVRETLARALALGGSTLRDFRDAHGMAGEFQLQAQVYGREGLPCHVCGTPIRRIVQGQRSTFFCPQCQRR encoded by the coding sequence ATGCCAGAACTTCCCGAGGTCGAGGTCACCCGCCAGAGTTTTGCCCACCGCATTTCGGGCGCCCGCGTCACGGCGGTGCGCTTGGGCAAGCCCTTGCGCTGGCCACTCGGTTGCGAGCCCGAAGGCCTCGTCGGCCAGACCGTGGGTGACGCCCTGCGGCGCGGCAAATACCTGTGGCTGCCGCTCAGCCAGGGCGGCCTTCTGATGCACCTGGGCATGTCAGGCTCGCTGGCGTTCCAGGACCAGGCCCCACCGCACGGCACGCACGATCACTTCGACCTGTCGACCACACGCGGCCTGCTGCGTTTGACCGATCCGCGCCGCTTTGGCGCCGTTGTCTGGTCGCCCGCGCTCGACAGCGGCATGGCCGGACAACTCCTCTCGACCCTCGGCGTCGAGCCCTTCGATGCGGCCTTCAACGGCGCCTACCTGCACGCCGCGCTCAAGCGCCGCCGCGTGGCGGTGAAGCTTGCGCTGCTGGCGGGCGACATCGTCGTCGGTGCCGGCAACATCTACGCCTGCGAAGCGCTCTTCCACGCCGGCATCGACCCGCGCACGCGCAGCGACACCGTGAGCCGCCCGCGCGCCGAGCGGCTGGCCGTGGCGGTGCGCGAGACCCTCGCCCGCGCGCTGGCGCTCGGCGGCTCCACGCTGCGCGACTTCCGCGATGCCCACGGCATGGCCGGTGAGTTCCAGCTGCAGGCCCAGGTCTACGGCCGCGAAGGCTTGCCGTGCCACGTCTGCGGCACGCCCATCCGCCGCATCGTGCAGGGCCAGCGTTCGACTTTCTTCTGCCCGCAGTGCCAGCGGCGCTGA
- a CDS encoding tetratricopeptide repeat protein, which translates to MPSSPLFPRAGLALACALMLMHGAHAQNDTVPKEPAEPVRNSALDGPLFYQLLRGELELRSGQVVEGHQALIDAARRTRDEALFRRATEAALQQRAIELALQSTQVWRATLPDSLEAARYQLQLLIVMNRPNETVEPLRTLLRLTPAAERSAAITALPRVFERSGDKAQTAKRLEEILKPSLGSADTRVAAQVAIARAWLAAGDSARANELAKTAHAQDPAAELPALLALELMATTPAAESLVQSHLQAKPSSLAIRMVYARVLSAAQRYADAVPQLEAVTRSDNAPLNAWLTLGALHLELKHPREGTAALLQYVQRAQNAPPPVAAPASAPQDDDDDNPATATDRGLTQAYLLLSQAAEQQRDYAGAEAWLAKVTDAQRALEVQSRRASLLAKQGKVQAARELIRNVPEKGPDDQRAKLLAEAQMLREVKQWEEANRVLASANQKFPDDPDLLYEQSMMVEKLNRMDEMERLLRKVIALKPDHHHAYNALGYSLAERNQRLPEARELIKKALDLAPGEPFITDSLGWVEYRLGNRDEALRLLQQAYRSRPDVEIGAHLGEVLWMSGQRDEARRVLRESHNRDQGNEVLKETLARLRVDL; encoded by the coding sequence ATGCCGTCTTCTCCCCTGTTCCCTCGCGCGGGCCTGGCCTTGGCTTGCGCGCTCATGTTGATGCATGGCGCCCACGCCCAGAACGACACAGTTCCGAAGGAGCCCGCCGAGCCGGTGCGCAATTCCGCGCTCGACGGCCCCTTGTTCTACCAACTGCTGCGCGGCGAGCTGGAGCTGCGCTCGGGCCAGGTGGTGGAAGGCCACCAGGCCTTGATCGACGCCGCACGGCGCACACGCGACGAGGCACTCTTCCGCCGTGCCACCGAAGCGGCGTTGCAGCAGCGCGCGATCGAGCTCGCACTGCAGTCGACGCAGGTCTGGCGCGCCACGCTGCCCGACTCGCTGGAAGCCGCGCGCTACCAGCTGCAGCTGCTCATTGTGATGAACCGGCCCAACGAAACCGTGGAGCCACTGCGCACGCTGCTGCGCCTCACGCCCGCGGCCGAGCGTTCGGCGGCCATCACGGCGCTGCCGCGCGTTTTCGAGCGCAGTGGCGACAAGGCCCAGACCGCCAAGCGGCTCGAGGAGATCCTCAAGCCATCGCTCGGCAGCGCCGACACCCGCGTGGCGGCGCAGGTGGCGATCGCGCGCGCCTGGCTGGCCGCGGGCGACAGCGCCCGTGCGAACGAGCTCGCCAAGACCGCGCACGCACAAGACCCGGCGGCCGAATTGCCGGCGCTGCTGGCGCTGGAGCTCATGGCCACGACACCCGCGGCCGAGAGCCTCGTGCAGTCGCACCTGCAGGCCAAGCCGTCGAGCCTGGCAATTCGCATGGTGTATGCGCGGGTGCTGAGCGCCGCACAGCGGTATGCCGATGCGGTGCCGCAGCTCGAAGCCGTCACGCGCTCCGACAACGCACCGCTCAATGCCTGGCTGACGCTCGGCGCCCTGCACCTGGAGCTGAAGCATCCGCGTGAAGGCACGGCAGCGCTTCTGCAGTATGTGCAGCGTGCGCAGAACGCGCCGCCGCCGGTGGCCGCGCCGGCATCGGCCCCGCAGGACGACGATGACGACAACCCCGCCACCGCCACCGATCGCGGCCTGACGCAGGCCTACCTGCTGCTCTCGCAAGCCGCCGAACAGCAGCGCGACTACGCGGGCGCCGAAGCGTGGCTCGCGAAGGTCACCGATGCACAGCGTGCGCTCGAGGTGCAATCGCGCCGCGCCTCGCTGCTCGCCAAGCAGGGCAAGGTGCAAGCGGCACGCGAGTTGATCCGGAACGTTCCCGAGAAAGGCCCCGACGACCAGCGCGCCAAGCTGCTGGCGGAAGCGCAGATGCTGCGCGAGGTGAAGCAGTGGGAAGAGGCGAACCGCGTGCTCGCATCAGCCAACCAGAAGTTCCCCGACGACCCTGACCTGCTGTACGAGCAGTCGATGATGGTCGAGAAGCTCAACCGCATGGACGAGATGGAGCGCCTGCTGCGCAAGGTGATCGCGCTCAAACCCGACCACCACCATGCCTACAACGCGCTCGGCTATTCGTTGGCCGAGCGCAACCAGCGCCTGCCCGAAGCGCGCGAGCTCATCAAGAAGGCGCTCGACCTCGCGCCCGGCGAACCCTTCATCACCGACAGCCTGGGCTGGGTGGAGTACCGCCTGGGCAACCGCGACGAAGCGCTTCGCTTGCTGCAGCAGGCCTACAGGTCGCGGCCCGACGTCGAGATCGGCGCCCACCTTGGCGAGGTGCTGTGGATGAGCGGCCAGCGCGACGAGGCGCGGCGTGTGCTGCGCGAGTCGCACAACCGCGACCAGGGCAACGAGGTGCTGAAGGAAACGCTGGCGCGTCTGCGGGTCGACCTGTGA